Proteins from a single region of Haloplanus sp. GDY1:
- a CDS encoding DUF7344 domain-containing protein → MDQSRSPRPAERAFAVLRHPRRIDVLHVLQRADRPLSVDVLARSLDGEDVAVSLHHTHLPHLDDAGIVEYDPADRELTDVDAERLDALLRAADSVVSSLRAERIDEA, encoded by the coding sequence ATGGACCAGTCGCGCTCCCCCCGGCCCGCCGAACGCGCGTTCGCCGTCCTCCGGCATCCCCGGCGGATCGACGTTCTCCACGTTCTCCAACGGGCCGACCGGCCGCTGTCGGTCGACGTGCTCGCGCGATCCCTCGACGGCGAGGACGTCGCCGTCTCGCTGCATCACACCCACCTCCCGCACCTCGACGACGCCGGTATCGTCGAGTACGATCCGGCCGATCGGGAGCTAACCGACGTCGACGCGGAGCGCCTCGACGCGCTCCTGCGGGCCGCCGACTCGGTGGTCTCGTCGTTGCGGGCGGAGCGGATCGACGAGGCGTGA
- the ilvA gene encoding threonine ammonia-lyase: MITFDDVLDARDRVSGVARHTPLEYSYAFSEMTGADVHLKLENFQRTGAFKIRGAMNRIETLPEADRERGVVTASAGNHAQGVALAATRAGVDSKIVMPEHAPVSKVKATERYGGEVVLHGADYSEAQAEAHRIEEDEGRTYVHAFDDEMVMAGQGTIGLEIVEDCPELDTVIVPIGGGGLISGIATAVKAHDPDVRVIGVQAEGASSAAESLRKGEIYEREGVDTIADGIATRRIGDRTFEVIKERVDEVVTVDDESIAIALTYLLEREKALAEGAGAISIAALLSGAVEYADGETIVPACCGGNIDLNVLTTVVMRGLVATGRYLRFRTILKDQPGALVELGTIIADHRANITAFHHDRTSRDVAMNDARVELEVETRGPDHVDELLSALRDAGYDVEIVNGYQMSV; encoded by the coding sequence ATGATCACGTTCGACGACGTCCTCGACGCCCGGGACAGGGTATCGGGGGTCGCACGCCACACACCGCTCGAATACTCGTACGCCTTCTCCGAGATGACCGGGGCCGACGTCCACCTCAAACTGGAGAACTTCCAGCGGACGGGGGCGTTCAAGATCCGCGGCGCGATGAACCGGATCGAGACGCTCCCGGAGGCGGACAGGGAGCGCGGGGTCGTGACCGCGAGCGCCGGCAACCACGCCCAGGGCGTCGCGCTGGCGGCGACCCGCGCGGGCGTGGATTCGAAGATCGTCATGCCCGAGCACGCGCCGGTTTCGAAGGTGAAGGCGACAGAGCGCTACGGCGGCGAGGTCGTCCTCCACGGGGCGGACTACAGCGAGGCCCAGGCCGAGGCCCACCGGATCGAGGAGGATGAGGGCCGGACGTACGTCCACGCCTTCGACGACGAGATGGTCATGGCCGGGCAGGGGACCATCGGGCTGGAGATCGTCGAGGACTGCCCGGAACTGGACACCGTGATCGTCCCCATCGGCGGCGGCGGCCTGATCTCGGGCATCGCCACGGCGGTGAAGGCCCACGACCCCGACGTGCGGGTGATCGGCGTGCAGGCCGAGGGCGCCTCCAGCGCCGCCGAATCGTTACGGAAGGGGGAGATCTACGAGCGCGAGGGCGTCGACACCATCGCCGACGGCATCGCCACCCGCCGGATCGGCGACCGCACCTTCGAGGTGATCAAGGAGCGCGTCGACGAGGTGGTGACCGTCGACGACGAATCCATCGCCATCGCGCTGACGTACCTGCTCGAACGCGAGAAGGCGCTCGCGGAGGGGGCCGGCGCCATCTCCATCGCCGCCCTGCTCTCCGGCGCCGTCGAGTACGCGGACGGCGAGACCATCGTGCCGGCCTGCTGTGGCGGCAACATCGACCTGAACGTGTTGACGACGGTCGTGATGCGGGGGTTGGTGGCGACCGGCCGCTACCTCCGGTTCCGGACCATCCTGAAGGACCAGCCCGGCGCGCTGGTCGAACTCGGGACGATCATCGCCGACCACCGGGCGAACATCACCGCGTTCCACCACGACCGCACGTCCCGCGACGTGGCGATGAACGACGCGCGCGTCGAACTCGAAGTCGAGACCCGAGGCCCCGACCACGTCGACGAACTGCTCTCCGCGCTGCGGGACGCGGGCTACGACGTCGAAATCGTCAACGGCTACCAGATGTCGGTCTGA
- a CDS encoding DUF7535 family protein, translated as MSDADVEAGGEEGDGTPALDPARTAYRTLGKPFRSRPDAEMDVIGWSVFLGVLILLLPLLPLLILVWLLTRGLDAVTPTRE; from the coding sequence ATGAGCGACGCCGACGTGGAGGCAGGGGGCGAGGAGGGGGACGGGACGCCGGCGCTCGACCCGGCCCGGACGGCCTACCGAACGCTCGGGAAGCCGTTTCGGTCGCGGCCCGACGCGGAGATGGACGTCATCGGGTGGAGCGTCTTTCTGGGCGTGTTGATCCTCCTTCTCCCCCTCCTTCCCCTCCTGATTCTGGTCTGGCTCCTCACCCGGGGACTGGACGCCGTCACGCCGACTCGCGAGTGA
- a CDS encoding Rid family detoxifying hydrolase — MKRTISTDDAPAAVGAYSQATTNGSLLFTAGQLPLTTDGELLDDESVATQTEQSLDNVMAILAEEDADASDLLKVTIFLDDIEDFDEMNETYGTYFDEEPPARSAIEVGNVPKGAALEIEAIADVE, encoded by the coding sequence GTGAAACGAACCATCAGCACCGACGACGCCCCCGCGGCCGTGGGCGCGTACAGTCAGGCGACCACCAACGGCTCGCTCCTCTTCACCGCGGGCCAGCTCCCGCTGACGACCGACGGCGAACTGCTCGACGACGAGAGCGTGGCGACACAGACCGAGCAGTCGCTGGACAACGTGATGGCCATCCTCGCCGAGGAGGACGCCGACGCGAGCGACCTGCTGAAGGTGACCATCTTCCTCGACGACATCGAGGACTTCGACGAGATGAACGAGACGTACGGGACGTACTTCGACGAGGAGCCGCCGGCCCGGAGCGCCATCGAGGTGGGCAACGTGCCGAAGGGCGCGGCCCTCGAAATCGAAGCCATCGCCGACGTGGAGTGA
- a CDS encoding ornithine cyclodeaminase family protein codes for METLLLDAETVEDNAPMGPLVDAVEAAFAAYERGDATMPPKSYVDLPQYDGDFRSMPAYLDAGDWDAAGVKWVNSHPHNRERHGLPTVMGTMIYSDPETAVPLAIMDGTTLTTRRTGAAAAVATDHLAVEGASSLGLVGAGVQARAQLEAIATVRPIETVVVADADAERAAALVDAVRDRFDARAGSVAEAAACDVVSTTTPVRSPVVDTVGDRTHVNAVGADAPGKHELADDLLAAAKLVVDDREQCTHSGEINVPYGAGRLTDDDVHAELGAVVTGAATGRTPEDGVTVFDSTGLAIQDVAAAHVVYERAAAAGAGTSVDLLGLTRESA; via the coding sequence ATGGAGACCCTGCTTCTGGACGCCGAGACGGTCGAGGACAACGCACCGATGGGGCCGCTCGTCGACGCCGTCGAGGCGGCGTTCGCGGCGTACGAACGCGGCGACGCCACCATGCCGCCGAAGTCGTACGTCGACCTGCCGCAGTACGACGGCGACTTCCGGTCGATGCCGGCCTACCTCGACGCCGGCGACTGGGACGCGGCGGGCGTGAAGTGGGTGAACTCACACCCGCACAACCGGGAGCGACACGGCCTCCCGACGGTCATGGGGACGATGATCTACTCCGACCCCGAGACGGCGGTGCCCCTCGCCATCATGGACGGCACGACGCTGACGACCCGCCGGACGGGCGCGGCCGCCGCCGTCGCCACCGACCACCTCGCGGTCGAGGGGGCGTCCTCGCTCGGCCTCGTCGGCGCCGGCGTCCAGGCCCGTGCGCAACTGGAGGCCATCGCGACGGTGCGCCCCATCGAGACGGTCGTGGTCGCGGACGCCGACGCGGAACGAGCGGCCGCCCTCGTCGACGCGGTGCGCGACCGCTTCGACGCGCGGGCCGGCAGCGTCGCGGAGGCCGCCGCCTGCGACGTGGTGTCGACGACGACGCCCGTCCGCTCGCCCGTCGTCGACACCGTCGGCGATCGGACCCACGTCAACGCCGTCGGCGCCGACGCCCCGGGGAAACACGAACTCGCCGACGACCTGCTGGCCGCGGCGAAACTCGTCGTCGACGACCGCGAACAGTGTACCCACTCCGGCGAGATCAACGTCCCCTACGGCGCGGGGCGCCTCACCGACGACGACGTCCACGCCGAACTCGGCGCCGTGGTGACGGGAGCGGCGACGGGACGGACTCCCGAGGACGGCGTCACCGTCTTCGACAGCACCGGCCTCGCCATCCAGGACGTCGCCGCGGCCCACGTGGTCTACGAGCGGGCGGCGGCGGCCGGCGCTGGGACGTCCGTCGACCTCCTCGGCCTCACTCGCGAGTCGGCGTGA
- the leuS gene encoding leucine--tRNA ligase — protein sequence MDYDPQDIEERWRERWAETGRYEADPDGEGAATDGEDATFITVPYPYPSGGMHMGHVRTYTVPDVYARYRRQRGDNVLFPIAWHVTGTPIIGAVERLKKGEEEQLSVLRDTYEVPEDTLQDLETPMGYARYFIEEHYKRGMKSLGLSIDWRREFTTNDDRYSKFVTWQYETLRERDRLEKGLHPVKYCTNEEQPVTTHDILEGEEAEYQEYTLIRFGLDDAVVPMATLRPETVRGVTNAYVDPEATYARATVDGEPWLVSEAATEKLRLQAHEVRVESTFPGADLVGRSVTNPVTGDAVPILPATFVDPDNATGVVMSVPAHSPDDYLALQEAKADDDRMERYGVDPAVVEAIEPIPILDVEGYGEVPARDAVESAGVESSNDPELEAVTKDLYNREFHAGRLHDAYGEFAGEVIEDVREAYRERGVEAGHFDTMYEFSEEVICRCGGDVEVAEQDTWFLRYDAEDWKAATRRVVEDMECIPENTEGEYYHTIDWLNEWPCIRNYGLGTRLPWDDDFVIEPLSDSTVYMAYYTLAPRLREIPVEDLDREFFDALFYGPEAVEDPDPRALDLREEWLYWYPVDYRFSANDLISNHLTFYLFHHAELFDEPQWPAGIVIMGMGLLEGEKMSSSKGHVVLPDEAIEAYGADTVRFFLLNSAEPWQDYDWRADQVESVRDQLERFWNRATELLPEDGDPTSTFDDDPAARDLEHIDRWLLSKLQRTIRDVTEAMEGSETRAASQTAFYGFEESLRWYRRRTDRDRPGARWTLRRALETRLRLLAPFVPFLTNELHERLTGTPAEDAPWPEVDPDLEDRTVELQEERIERLTEDVHDIVDVTGTDPDTVRVYVAAGWKGAVFDAVAETGPDVGAVMSEAMSDPDLRERGDAVNDLAGELVELARDLDPETLDAMRDLDELAVYEAAVPFLEREFDADVTVYAEDDDPPDPGGKADDAVPFRPAIHLE from the coding sequence ATGGACTACGACCCGCAGGACATCGAGGAGCGCTGGCGGGAGCGCTGGGCCGAGACGGGCCGGTACGAGGCCGACCCGGACGGCGAGGGAGCGGCGACCGACGGGGAGGACGCGACGTTCATCACCGTCCCCTACCCCTACCCGAGCGGCGGGATGCACATGGGCCACGTTCGGACCTACACCGTCCCCGACGTGTACGCCCGGTACCGCCGACAGCGGGGGGACAACGTCCTCTTTCCCATCGCCTGGCACGTCACCGGCACGCCGATCATCGGCGCCGTCGAACGCTTGAAGAAAGGCGAGGAGGAGCAGTTGTCGGTGCTCCGCGACACCTACGAGGTGCCCGAGGACACCCTCCAGGACCTGGAGACGCCGATGGGCTACGCCCGCTACTTCATCGAGGAACACTACAAGCGGGGGATGAAGTCGCTGGGGCTCTCCATCGACTGGCGCCGCGAGTTCACCACCAACGACGACCGCTACTCGAAGTTCGTCACCTGGCAGTACGAGACCCTGCGGGAGCGGGACCGACTGGAGAAGGGCCTCCACCCGGTGAAGTACTGCACGAACGAGGAACAGCCGGTCACCACCCACGACATCCTGGAGGGCGAGGAGGCCGAGTACCAGGAGTACACCCTGATCCGCTTCGGCCTCGACGACGCGGTGGTGCCGATGGCGACGCTCCGCCCCGAGACGGTCCGCGGCGTCACCAACGCCTACGTCGACCCCGAGGCCACCTACGCCCGCGCGACGGTCGACGGGGAGCCGTGGCTGGTCTCCGAGGCGGCGACGGAGAAGCTCCGCCTGCAGGCCCACGAGGTGCGCGTCGAGTCGACGTTCCCCGGGGCCGACCTGGTCGGCCGGTCCGTCACCAACCCCGTCACGGGCGACGCGGTGCCGATCCTGCCGGCGACGTTCGTCGACCCCGACAACGCCACGGGCGTCGTCATGTCGGTGCCGGCCCACTCCCCTGACGACTACCTGGCGCTACAGGAGGCGAAAGCGGACGACGACCGGATGGAGCGCTACGGCGTCGACCCCGCCGTCGTCGAGGCCATCGAGCCGATTCCCATCCTCGACGTGGAGGGCTACGGCGAGGTGCCGGCGAGAGACGCCGTCGAGTCCGCGGGGGTCGAGTCCTCGAACGACCCCGAACTGGAGGCCGTGACGAAGGACCTGTACAACCGCGAGTTCCACGCGGGCCGCCTCCACGACGCGTACGGCGAGTTCGCGGGCGAGGTCATCGAGGACGTGCGCGAGGCCTACCGCGAGCGAGGCGTCGAGGCGGGACATTTCGACACGATGTACGAGTTCTCGGAGGAGGTGATCTGCCGGTGTGGCGGCGACGTCGAGGTGGCCGAACAGGACACCTGGTTCCTCCGGTACGACGCCGAGGACTGGAAGGCGGCGACCCGGCGAGTCGTCGAGGACATGGAGTGCATCCCCGAGAACACGGAGGGCGAGTACTACCACACCATCGACTGGCTCAACGAGTGGCCCTGCATCCGCAACTACGGGCTGGGGACGCGCCTGCCGTGGGACGACGACTTCGTCATCGAACCCCTCTCGGACTCGACGGTCTACATGGCGTACTACACGCTCGCGCCGCGCCTGCGCGAGATTCCGGTCGAGGACCTCGACCGGGAGTTCTTCGACGCCCTGTTCTACGGCCCCGAGGCCGTCGAGGACCCCGACCCGCGGGCGCTGGACCTGCGCGAGGAGTGGCTGTACTGGTACCCCGTCGACTACCGCTTCTCCGCGAACGACCTCATCTCGAATCACCTCACCTTCTACCTGTTCCACCACGCGGAACTGTTCGACGAACCGCAGTGGCCGGCGGGCATCGTCATCATGGGCATGGGGCTGCTGGAGGGCGAGAAGATGTCCTCCTCGAAGGGGCACGTCGTCCTCCCGGACGAGGCCATCGAGGCGTACGGCGCCGACACGGTGCGCTTTTTCCTGCTCAACTCCGCGGAGCCGTGGCAGGACTACGACTGGCGCGCCGACCAGGTCGAGAGCGTCCGGGACCAACTGGAGCGGTTCTGGAACCGGGCGACCGAACTGCTTCCCGAGGACGGGGACCCGACCTCGACGTTCGACGACGACCCGGCGGCCCGGGACCTCGAACACATCGACCGCTGGCTGCTCTCGAAGCTCCAGCGAACGATCCGGGACGTGACCGAGGCGATGGAGGGCTCGGAGACGCGGGCGGCCAGCCAGACCGCCTTCTACGGCTTCGAGGAGTCGCTCCGGTGGTACCGCCGCCGCACGGACCGGGACCGACCGGGCGCGCGGTGGACGCTCCGGCGCGCGCTGGAGACGCGGCTGCGCCTCCTCGCGCCCTTCGTGCCCTTCCTGACGAACGAACTCCACGAACGGCTGACCGGGACGCCGGCCGAGGACGCCCCGTGGCCCGAGGTCGACCCCGACCTCGAGGACCGGACGGTCGAACTGCAGGAGGAGCGGATCGAGCGCCTCACCGAGGACGTCCACGACATCGTGGACGTGACGGGCACCGATCCCGACACGGTTCGGGTGTACGTCGCCGCCGGCTGGAAGGGGGCGGTGTTCGACGCCGTCGCCGAGACCGGCCCAGACGTCGGCGCGGTCATGAGCGAGGCGATGAGCGACCCCGACCTCAGGGAGCGAGGCGACGCGGTGAACGACCTCGCCGGCGAACTCGTCGAACTCGCCCGCGACCTGGACCCCGAGACGCTCGACGCCATGCGTGACCTGGACGAACTGGCGGTCTACGAGGCGGCCGTCCCCTTCCTCGAACGGGAGTTCGACGCCGACGTGACGGTGTACGCCGAGGACGACGACCCGCCCGACCCGGGCGGGAAGGCCGACGACGCCGTCCCCTTCCGTCCCGCGATCCACCTGGAATAG
- a CDS encoding ATP-binding protein codes for MVGTLVSGSSFGRIVGAGGLVSLAVAVLALWARWLGSVPWRAPTLAAAAPAGLVVLLVVSAGWLLRSDLDGPTALLVPVAALVGTATFGGFARAVVLGVVVPPDARPGLVVLNFAGAGGAAGVVVGLFVARQSTTIRALRNARDEYRDLFDGVGDTVLVHDTRGRILAANEAALARLDDDPASLRGRPIGDVEGDAEAGTRYAAGDDRIVYETVHVTADGQTTPVEVSARFVRYHDAPAVLSVARDISDRRASERELARARDQLRALNRVLRHDIRNDMQIVLGIADLLDDHVDEAGQDYLDTITTTGEHVVELTRSSRDLARTVAGETELPLEPVSLPETLREELDRRRNAFADATLTVEGELPDVRVRANDLLASVFRNLLNNAVQHSDRDRPTVTVSADLLRGDHRVRVRVADDGPGIPADLDDVFGKGRKGIGSTGTGLGLYLVRSLVDHYGGEVWVEENEPRGTVVVVELPVVAE; via the coding sequence GTGGTGGGCACACTCGTGAGTGGGTCGTCGTTCGGACGGATCGTCGGTGCAGGGGGGCTCGTGAGTCTCGCCGTCGCGGTGCTCGCCCTCTGGGCCCGGTGGCTCGGCAGCGTGCCGTGGCGCGCACCCACCCTCGCCGCCGCCGCGCCCGCCGGACTGGTCGTCCTCCTCGTCGTCTCGGCCGGGTGGCTCCTCCGGAGCGACCTCGACGGGCCGACCGCCCTCCTGGTCCCCGTCGCCGCCCTCGTCGGCACGGCGACGTTCGGCGGCTTCGCCCGGGCGGTGGTCCTCGGCGTCGTCGTCCCCCCCGACGCCCGGCCGGGGCTGGTCGTGCTGAACTTCGCGGGCGCGGGCGGTGCGGCCGGCGTCGTCGTCGGCCTGTTCGTCGCGAGGCAGTCGACGACGATCCGCGCCCTCCGGAACGCCCGGGACGAGTACCGCGACCTCTTCGACGGCGTCGGCGACACCGTCCTCGTCCACGACACGCGCGGGCGGATCCTCGCCGCCAACGAGGCCGCGCTCGCCCGACTCGACGACGATCCCGCGTCGCTCCGCGGGCGGCCCATCGGCGACGTGGAGGGCGACGCCGAGGCCGGGACTCGCTACGCCGCCGGCGACGACCGCATCGTCTACGAGACGGTCCACGTGACCGCCGACGGCCAGACGACCCCCGTCGAGGTCAGCGCCCGGTTCGTCCGGTATCACGACGCGCCGGCCGTGCTCTCGGTCGCGCGGGACATCAGCGACCGTCGGGCCTCCGAGCGCGAACTGGCCCGGGCGCGCGACCAGCTGCGCGCGCTCAACCGCGTGCTGCGTCACGACATCCGCAACGACATGCAGATCGTCCTCGGTATCGCCGACCTCCTCGACGACCACGTCGACGAGGCGGGGCAGGACTACCTCGACACCATCACCACCACGGGCGAACACGTCGTCGAACTCACCCGGAGTTCCCGGGACCTCGCCCGCACGGTGGCCGGCGAGACGGAACTCCCGCTGGAACCGGTGTCGCTCCCCGAGACGCTCCGGGAGGAACTCGACCGCCGCCGGAACGCGTTCGCGGACGCCACCCTGACCGTGGAGGGCGAGCTTCCGGACGTGAGGGTGCGGGCGAACGACCTCCTCGCCTCCGTGTTCCGGAACCTGCTGAACAACGCCGTCCAGCACAGCGACCGCGACCGTCCCACCGTGACCGTCTCGGCGGACCTCCTGCGGGGCGACCACCGCGTTCGGGTCCGCGTCGCCGACGACGGCCCCGGCATCCCGGCGGACCTAGACGACGTCTTCGGCAAGGGACGGAAAGGAATCGGGAGTACGGGGACGGGACTGGGGCTCTATCTGGTCAGATCGCTCGTCGATCACTACGGCGGGGAGGTGTGGGTCGAGGAGAACGAGCCCCGCGGCACCGTCGTGGTGGTGGAACTCCCCGTCGTGGCGGAGTGA
- the thsB gene encoding thermosome subunit beta: MIIMGEDAQRVKDKDAQEYNISAARAVAESVRSTLGPKGMDKMLVDSMGSVTITNDGVTILQEMDIDNPTAEMIVEVAETQEDEAGDGTTTAVAIAGELLKNAEDLLEQDIHPTAIIKGFNMAADRARREVDDIAERVDATDEELLRKVAETSMTGKSSELDKDVLAQLVVDAVQAVTIEAEDGSHVVDLEFVEIETQTGSSASESELLNGAVIDKDPVNDDMPVEFDSADVLLLNDPVEVEEADADTQVNIDSPDQLQQFLDSEENQLREKVDQIVATGADVVFCQKGIDDLAQYLLAKEGILAVRRTKKSDMGFLQEILGAEIVSDLDAATDAHLGRGSISRDAEAGLFYVEGDDAHGVTILLRGSTEHVVDELERGIQDALDVVSTTAADGRVLAGGGAVEVELASRLRDYADSVSGREQLAVEAFADAVEVVPRVLASNAGLDSIDTLVDLRAAHESGDSRAGLNVFTGDVVDTLDAGVVEPAHSKEQALSSATEAANLVLKIDDIIAAGDLSTSGDEDEEAGGPGGGMGGMGGMGGAM, encoded by the coding sequence ATGATCATCATGGGCGAAGACGCCCAGCGCGTCAAGGACAAGGACGCTCAGGAGTACAACATCTCGGCGGCCCGCGCCGTCGCGGAGTCGGTACGGTCGACGCTCGGCCCGAAGGGGATGGACAAGATGCTCGTCGACTCGATGGGCAGCGTCACCATCACCAACGACGGCGTGACCATCCTCCAGGAGATGGACATCGACAACCCGACGGCCGAGATGATCGTCGAGGTCGCCGAGACACAGGAGGACGAGGCCGGCGACGGGACGACGACGGCCGTGGCCATCGCGGGTGAACTCCTGAAGAACGCCGAGGACCTCCTCGAGCAGGATATCCACCCGACGGCGATCATCAAGGGGTTCAACATGGCCGCTGACCGGGCCCGACGGGAGGTCGACGACATCGCGGAGCGCGTCGACGCCACCGACGAGGAACTCCTGCGGAAGGTCGCGGAAACCTCGATGACGGGCAAGAGCTCGGAACTCGACAAGGACGTCCTCGCCCAGCTCGTCGTCGACGCCGTGCAGGCCGTCACCATCGAGGCCGAGGACGGCTCCCACGTCGTCGACCTCGAGTTCGTCGAAATCGAGACCCAGACCGGCAGCTCCGCCTCGGAGTCCGAACTCCTCAACGGTGCGGTCATCGACAAGGACCCCGTCAACGACGACATGCCCGTCGAGTTCGACTCGGCGGACGTGCTCCTGCTGAACGACCCGGTCGAGGTCGAGGAGGCCGACGCCGACACGCAGGTCAACATCGACAGCCCCGACCAACTCCAGCAGTTCCTCGACAGCGAGGAGAACCAGCTCCGCGAGAAGGTCGACCAGATCGTCGCCACGGGCGCCGACGTGGTGTTCTGTCAGAAGGGTATCGACGACCTCGCGCAGTACCTGCTGGCGAAGGAGGGCATCCTCGCCGTGCGCCGGACGAAGAAGTCCGACATGGGCTTCCTCCAGGAGATCCTCGGCGCCGAAATCGTCTCCGACCTCGACGCGGCCACCGACGCCCACCTCGGTCGCGGCTCCATCTCCCGTGACGCCGAGGCCGGCCTGTTCTACGTCGAGGGCGACGACGCCCACGGCGTGACGATCCTCCTGCGTGGCTCGACCGAACACGTCGTCGACGAACTCGAGCGCGGCATCCAGGACGCCCTCGACGTGGTGTCGACGACCGCCGCCGACGGGCGCGTGCTCGCCGGCGGCGGCGCCGTCGAGGTCGAACTCGCGAGCCGCCTGCGCGATTACGCCGACAGCGTCAGCGGCCGCGAACAGTTGGCGGTCGAGGCCTTCGCGGACGCCGTCGAGGTCGTCCCGCGCGTCCTCGCCAGCAACGCCGGCCTCGACAGCATCGACACGCTCGTCGACCTGCGGGCCGCCCACGAGTCGGGCGACTCGCGTGCCGGCCTCAACGTCTTCACCGGCGACGTGGTCGACACCCTCGACGCGGGCGTCGTCGAACCCGCCCACTCGAAGGAGCAGGCGCTCTCCTCGGCCACCGAGGCCGCGAACCTCGTCCTGAAGATCGACGACATCATCGCCGCGGGCGACCTCTCGACCTCCGGCGACGAGGACGAGGAGGCCGGCGGCCCCGGCGGCGGCATGGGCGGCATGGGCGGCATGGGCGGCGCGATGTGA
- a CDS encoding gamma-glutamylcyclotransferase family protein: protein MDVFVYGTLTEPDRVASVVDSFVFVGAAVLEGCHPVAGRYPTLAPGGETAGRLLRTDEIEALDAYEGVERGLYVRVDAPRTDGGSAAVYVGDPDALASEEAVTWPGSGPFAERVRRYFDDGEAVVRPEHS from the coding sequence ATGGACGTGTTCGTCTACGGGACGCTCACCGAACCGGACCGCGTGGCGTCGGTGGTGGATTCCTTCGTCTTCGTCGGCGCCGCGGTGCTAGAGGGCTGTCACCCGGTCGCCGGCCGGTACCCGACGCTCGCTCCGGGCGGCGAGACGGCCGGTCGCCTCCTCCGAACTGACGAAATCGAGGCCCTCGACGCCTACGAAGGGGTCGAACGGGGACTCTACGTCCGCGTCGACGCACCACGAACCGACGGCGGATCGGCCGCCGTCTACGTCGGAGATCCCGACGCCCTGGCGAGCGAGGAGGCGGTGACGTGGCCCGGGTCGGGCCCGTTCGCGGAGCGAGTGCGGCGCTACTTCGACGACGGCGAGGCGGTCGTCAGGCCGGAACACTCTTGA
- a CDS encoding Hsp20/alpha crystallin family protein, with product MQPNYFSDFDDLFERMNQGFDTWGRSVGGADFAVDVAHIDDELVVTADVPGFEKEDFEVSVDGDLLTIRAESDSESASDDDAYVRRERRHSSMRRTIHLPVDVDGEGASATYRNGVLTVTIPVEADDDVRHIDVE from the coding sequence ATGCAACCCAACTACTTCAGTGACTTCGACGACCTGTTCGAGCGAATGAACCAGGGCTTCGACACGTGGGGCCGATCCGTCGGCGGCGCCGACTTCGCCGTCGACGTGGCCCACATCGACGACGAACTCGTCGTCACGGCCGACGTCCCGGGCTTCGAGAAGGAGGACTTCGAGGTGTCCGTCGACGGCGACCTCCTGACGATCCGCGCCGAGTCCGACAGCGAGTCCGCGTCGGACGACGACGCGTACGTACGCCGCGAGCGCCGCCACAGCTCGATGCGCCGCACGATCCACCTCCCCGTCGACGTCGACGGCGAGGGCGCCTCGGCCACCTACCGGAACGGCGTCCTGACGGTGACCATCCCCGTCGAGGCCGACGACGACGTGCGCCACATCGACGTGGAGTGA
- a CDS encoding DUF7383 domain-containing protein, with amino-acid sequence MPPRANYATMYVGAQLAPERRPLDLDWAENVGDETAAHEFEVPTDDATDGYVGIQAFDVGAYGHEILINGDPMSGFDIPPNDGWQYWVDTLGDAVSLVSGTNDLRISRDADSDDAFAVGTVTVHWKEPEDG; translated from the coding sequence GTGCCACCCCGTGCGAACTACGCGACGATGTACGTCGGCGCGCAACTCGCGCCGGAGCGGCGGCCACTCGACCTCGACTGGGCCGAGAACGTCGGCGACGAGACGGCGGCCCACGAGTTCGAGGTGCCGACCGACGACGCCACGGACGGCTACGTCGGCATCCAGGCCTTCGACGTGGGCGCCTACGGCCACGAAATCCTGATCAACGGCGACCCGATGAGCGGCTTCGACATCCCACCGAACGACGGCTGGCAGTACTGGGTCGACACGCTCGGCGACGCCGTCTCCCTCGTCTCCGGGACCAACGACCTCCGCATCTCCCGCGACGCCGACAGCGACGACGCCTTCGCGGTCGGCACCGTCACCGTCCACTGGAAGGAGCCCGAAGACGGGTGA